The following proteins are encoded in a genomic region of Rhodoferax aquaticus:
- a CDS encoding FadR/GntR family transcriptional regulator has translation MSIVMEKLVRGPLLKQAIQDQVKQLIMDRKLGPGDLLPPEGQLADDLGVSRGSVREAIKALESLGIVETRHGNGVRVREFNFDSVLDFLSYGLLFQPARAAEILQIREWLEASAVAQAAAVITDQELDAIEVLLDAWALKAAAGEPTAQEDRAFHRMLYATLGNDSLLRLIDVFWVVYNALPAKSIGEDADPMGTVQAHRDLLSAMRRREPLLAQQQMREHFHNIERRFGKALETGPVATATEHPIDPSGT, from the coding sequence ATGTCAATCGTTATGGAAAAGCTTGTGAGGGGGCCCCTACTCAAGCAGGCTATTCAAGACCAGGTCAAGCAACTCATCATGGACCGCAAGCTTGGCCCCGGCGATTTGTTGCCGCCTGAAGGCCAACTGGCCGATGATTTGGGAGTCAGTCGGGGCTCGGTACGAGAAGCCATAAAGGCATTGGAGTCGCTAGGCATTGTGGAAACACGCCACGGCAATGGTGTGCGTGTCCGGGAATTCAACTTCGACTCGGTTCTCGACTTCCTTTCATATGGCTTGCTCTTTCAACCTGCGCGGGCCGCAGAAATACTGCAAATTCGCGAATGGCTTGAAGCATCCGCCGTAGCGCAAGCCGCTGCAGTCATCACCGATCAAGAACTTGACGCAATCGAGGTGTTGCTGGATGCCTGGGCGCTTAAGGCCGCTGCGGGTGAGCCGACCGCACAAGAGGATCGCGCCTTTCACCGCATGTTGTATGCGACCTTGGGAAATGACTCACTTCTAAGGCTCATCGATGTGTTTTGGGTGGTCTACAACGCTTTACCTGCCAAGTCCATTGGTGAAGATGCAGATCCAATGGGAACAGTCCAAGCACACCGCGACTTATTGAGTGCCATGCGCAGACGGGAACCACTGCTCGCCCAGCAACAAATGCGCGAGCACTTTCACAACATCGAGCGCCGCTTCGGCAAAGCACTGGAGACCGGCCCAGTCGCTACGGCAACGGAACACCCCATCGACCCATCAGGCACTTGA
- a CDS encoding methyl-accepting chemotaxis protein translates to MKTKFSLSNASVATRISVLGSTGIAVVLLAICTWMTVIQTGTARVDRVQDAGDKAGALVATIDSFDLASRSLLDRTFKAFRAEFAVTLTLNEAQTELKSAGVTLNGDFTAVDNLFKTTGSVGTVFAKKGDDFLRITTSLKKENGERAMGTVLDKSGAAYAALSAGQPFVGRALLFGKYYLTRYEPVKDEAGHIVGALFIGYDLTAFQGALEKMVNEVHLYGSGGLYVIDPKKGWGDAQFVFHPRQQGKKVLEAYPGLAQQLETMGNASESTATPSANVFATKGDDHWAVVRKSTATGWWVVAEVSDREAMAAHWAAIVPVWLMLGGAALSLGLGLFLMTRHLVSRPLQELSTVINRVSEGDLSQSAYSDRKDEIGALMGCVERMRMDLNSLFAYVRESSDNIYIASSEVAVGSADLSGRTERTASNLQQTAASVEQLTGTLQQTAESTRQANALAHSAQSEAVHGGALVNGVIAAMTDINQSSQQISEIIAVIDNIAFQTNILALNAAVEAARAGDHGRGFSVVATEVRNLASQSASAAKDIKTLINSSVERVQQGFTIANESGDAMQNLMQSIKRVNSLIQGISTATVEQTLAVQQVNQAVGHIDQATQENAALVEESAAAAESLKQQAERVTSLINTLKLDRKLDLIAA, encoded by the coding sequence ATGAAAACCAAATTTTCTCTCTCTAACGCGTCTGTCGCCACGCGAATATCCGTGCTGGGCAGCACGGGTATCGCTGTGGTTCTATTGGCCATTTGTACTTGGATGACTGTGATCCAAACGGGCACCGCCCGCGTTGATCGCGTGCAGGATGCAGGGGATAAAGCAGGCGCCCTGGTGGCCACCATAGACTCATTCGATCTGGCGTCTCGCAGTCTGCTGGACCGCACTTTCAAGGCTTTTCGTGCAGAGTTTGCAGTCACCCTGACGTTGAATGAAGCCCAAACCGAGCTCAAAAGTGCCGGCGTCACGCTCAATGGTGACTTCACCGCTGTCGATAACTTGTTCAAGACGACAGGCTCCGTAGGGACTGTGTTCGCCAAGAAGGGGGACGACTTTCTGCGCATCACCACATCGCTCAAAAAAGAGAATGGCGAACGTGCCATGGGCACTGTGTTGGACAAATCAGGCGCTGCCTATGCCGCACTGAGCGCCGGGCAGCCCTTTGTGGGCCGAGCGCTGCTGTTTGGTAAGTACTACTTGACGCGCTATGAACCCGTCAAAGATGAAGCAGGCCATATCGTGGGCGCTTTGTTCATCGGCTACGACTTGACGGCCTTTCAAGGTGCGCTAGAGAAAATGGTGAACGAGGTGCATCTCTATGGGTCTGGTGGCTTGTACGTGATCGACCCCAAAAAAGGCTGGGGCGATGCACAGTTTGTTTTTCACCCCCGCCAGCAAGGGAAAAAAGTCCTAGAAGCCTACCCGGGTTTGGCTCAACAACTGGAGACGATGGGCAATGCATCTGAAAGCACGGCAACCCCAAGTGCCAATGTTTTTGCAACCAAGGGCGATGACCACTGGGCTGTGGTGCGCAAGAGCACAGCCACGGGTTGGTGGGTGGTTGCCGAGGTGTCCGATCGTGAGGCGATGGCTGCCCATTGGGCCGCCATTGTGCCGGTGTGGTTGATGCTGGGTGGCGCTGCGCTTTCGTTGGGGCTGGGCTTGTTCTTAATGACACGGCACTTGGTGTCACGCCCCTTGCAAGAGCTCAGCACGGTCATCAATCGGGTGTCCGAAGGCGACTTGAGCCAATCTGCGTACAGCGACCGAAAGGACGAAATCGGTGCCCTCATGGGCTGCGTGGAACGCATGCGTATGGACTTGAACTCTTTGTTCGCTTACGTCCGAGAGAGCAGCGACAACATCTACATAGCGAGCTCCGAAGTGGCAGTGGGGAGTGCGGACTTGAGTGGACGCACCGAGCGTACCGCAAGCAATTTGCAGCAGACCGCTGCCAGCGTAGAGCAACTGACCGGCACCTTGCAGCAAACCGCAGAAAGCACGCGCCAAGCCAACGCATTGGCCCATTCAGCACAGTCTGAGGCGGTGCATGGCGGCGCATTGGTCAATGGAGTCATTGCCGCTATGACGGACATCAACCAAAGCAGTCAGCAAATCTCGGAAATCATTGCCGTGATCGACAACATTGCGTTTCAGACCAATATTCTGGCGCTCAACGCAGCCGTAGAGGCCGCCCGTGCAGGCGACCATGGGCGTGGTTTTTCTGTGGTGGCCACAGAGGTGCGCAATTTGGCAAGCCAGTCTGCATCGGCCGCGAAGGACATCAAGACCTTGATCAATTCCAGTGTTGAGCGCGTCCAGCAAGGGTTCACCATTGCCAACGAATCGGGCGATGCGATGCAAAACCTTATGCAATCCATCAAGCGGGTCAATAGCCTCATTCAGGGGATCAGCACCGCGACCGTGGAACAAACCCTGGCGGTGCAGCAAGTCAACCAAGCGGTTGGTCACATTGACCAAGCTACGCAAGAGAACGCAGCCTTGGTCGAAGAAAGCGCCGCCGCCGCTGAAAGTTTGAAGCAGCAGGCAGAGCGGGTCACCAGCCTCATCAATACATTGAAGCTGGACCGTAAGCTAGACCTGATCGCAGCGTGA
- a CDS encoding ABC transporter substrate-binding protein — translation MKNRWYSSVFAVSALALGCVATGAWAQAAKPLRIGLIGPFTGPSSDFGLPMLNGAKLAVDEINAAGGYLGRMVELVVKDDTANPDVGLQKSQELMQEQVIATIGFCNTGVAMKSLDVFQNAKSPLIVPCATGTPITAKYPAAESYVFRNSARDAIQAPFVVNDIVSRGWTKVAVLADKTGYGEAGLQDVVKALAAKDLKPVYVGRFDLGVTDLQADLKAAQAAGANVIFSYTVGPEAAAIAKSRQAIGWKVPQVGAWPLSFPLFIDGARDASEGALMAQTFIAEPSNERKMSFLSAYGRKFSSKKIAVPMAAAQGYDSVYLLSYALLSIRNGDMSGPSVKAALENIPRVYYGVTATHEKPFSKDDKEAISSNMLVMGMVKNGAVTFAYAEDRSRNLIVQRKQSAH, via the coding sequence ATGAAAAATCGTTGGTACAGCAGTGTGTTTGCAGTGAGCGCGTTGGCACTTGGGTGTGTTGCAACTGGTGCGTGGGCGCAGGCCGCCAAGCCTTTGCGCATTGGTTTGATAGGGCCGTTTACCGGGCCTTCGTCTGACTTTGGCCTGCCTATGCTCAACGGGGCCAAGCTTGCGGTGGACGAGATCAATGCGGCTGGAGGTTACTTAGGCCGCATGGTGGAGCTGGTGGTGAAAGATGACACGGCCAACCCCGATGTGGGGCTACAAAAGTCGCAAGAGCTGATGCAAGAGCAGGTGATTGCCACTATCGGGTTTTGCAACACGGGGGTGGCCATGAAGTCGCTCGATGTGTTTCAAAACGCCAAGTCGCCCTTGATCGTGCCCTGTGCCACGGGCACCCCCATCACCGCCAAGTACCCCGCGGCAGAGAGTTATGTGTTCCGTAACTCGGCACGCGATGCCATTCAAGCGCCCTTTGTGGTGAACGACATTGTGTCGCGGGGCTGGACCAAGGTGGCCGTGCTGGCAGACAAAACGGGCTATGGCGAGGCAGGCTTGCAAGATGTGGTGAAGGCACTGGCCGCTAAAGACCTCAAGCCTGTGTATGTGGGCCGATTTGACTTGGGCGTGACCGACCTGCAGGCTGACCTGAAAGCCGCCCAAGCTGCAGGTGCCAATGTGATTTTTAGCTACACCGTGGGCCCTGAGGCCGCCGCTATTGCCAAGAGCCGCCAGGCGATTGGCTGGAAGGTGCCGCAAGTGGGGGCCTGGCCTTTGTCATTCCCATTGTTTATTGACGGTGCACGAGACGCCTCAGAAGGCGCGCTGATGGCGCAAACCTTTATTGCTGAGCCCAGCAACGAGCGCAAGATGTCTTTCTTAAGCGCGTATGGGCGCAAGTTCAGCAGCAAAAAAATTGCAGTACCGATGGCAGCTGCCCAAGGCTATGACTCGGTGTATTTGTTGTCCTACGCTTTGCTGTCCATCCGCAATGGAGACATGTCCGGACCTTCGGTGAAAGCCGCCTTAGAAAACATTCCGCGCGTGTACTACGGCGTGACAGCCACCCACGAAAAGCCTTTTAGCAAAGACGATAAAGAGGCCATCAGCAGCAACATGCTGGTCATGGGCATGGTCAAGAACGGTGCGGTAACCTTCGCCTATGCAGAAGACCGATCACGCAACCTCATCGTGCAGCGCAAGCAAAGCGCGCACTAG
- a CDS encoding chemotaxis protein CheW, whose translation MLSTSLVTPLHAAQLPRVFDGGRSPAASRDMLIFSCGTERYGLDLRCVQEIRRYTQPTRLFSASLDCFGVVNLRGCIVPLFDLHRVLGHQPTVLGTHSVVVVAKLQRGTVGLVVDAVDEVVTIQPHAIQSPPQGVHASTSPHILGLTELHQRLVVLLDGDRLMPNATLQ comes from the coding sequence ATGCTCTCTACCTCTCTTGTCACGCCGCTGCATGCAGCCCAGTTGCCCCGCGTTTTCGATGGCGGGCGGTCGCCGGCTGCTTCCCGTGATATGTTGATCTTTAGCTGCGGAACAGAGCGCTATGGCTTGGATTTGCGCTGCGTTCAGGAGATTCGCCGTTACACGCAGCCGACCCGCCTGTTTAGCGCATCGCTCGACTGCTTTGGCGTGGTGAACTTGCGAGGCTGCATCGTCCCGCTGTTTGATCTGCACCGCGTGTTGGGACACCAGCCTACCGTTTTGGGTACCCATTCGGTGGTCGTGGTTGCCAAGCTACAGCGCGGCACGGTGGGCCTCGTGGTGGATGCCGTAGATGAGGTGGTCACGATCCAGCCCCACGCCATCCAGAGCCCGCCGCAGGGCGTGCACGCGAGCACCTCGCCTCACATTTTGGGCCTCACCGAACTTCACCAGCGCCTTGTCGTTCTGCTGGATGGGGATCGCTTGATGCCAAACGCCACCTTGCAGTAA
- a CDS encoding galactose oxidase has translation MNTPLVANPSQSPTDCLSFKWRELPAIPPNQRCWSPAIPVGAPEWHQIGLGGAISGVHNDWLLVGGGANFPEPGLTVTRPNNLGKVYWDEAFALNLTSNVWSAKPMKLPKALAYAATISLPEGVLVLGGEGFESANGSLCEKVQPSADVCLMRFDGHLETLSFQDYPSLPYAMSSPSACLLGRSVFLQNGQDVYSLNLDSIAEGWSRLGTCPGDARSAALTSGVGDRFLIASGRSLKPDADVILRDAYAYEPKTRAWTVLPDMPLGAMAGMAFAVQGRFFVVVGGDGNEARAREYRRLDAERKLAQEGSAGWVHANTAMTFLHDHHTGFNQQIQVFDGLTGTWSQCGFLPSAAPVTSQPVQWRDELLLVSGEVSPGKRTPKIWAGKPQLCSK, from the coding sequence ATGAACACCCCCCTTGTGGCTAACCCGTCTCAAAGTCCGACAGACTGCCTAAGCTTTAAGTGGCGGGAGTTGCCCGCCATTCCTCCTAATCAAAGGTGCTGGTCGCCCGCGATCCCTGTGGGTGCGCCAGAGTGGCACCAGATCGGATTGGGGGGCGCTATCAGCGGAGTTCACAACGACTGGCTCTTGGTTGGCGGCGGTGCAAACTTCCCTGAACCGGGTTTAACCGTGACGCGCCCCAACAACCTTGGCAAGGTGTACTGGGATGAAGCGTTTGCACTGAACTTGACAAGCAACGTTTGGTCAGCGAAGCCAATGAAACTGCCAAAAGCCCTGGCCTATGCTGCGACGATCAGCTTGCCCGAAGGCGTCCTGGTTCTGGGGGGCGAAGGCTTTGAAAGTGCCAATGGTTCGCTGTGTGAGAAGGTGCAGCCTTCTGCGGATGTCTGCCTCATGCGTTTTGATGGGCATTTGGAAACATTGAGCTTCCAGGACTACCCAAGCCTCCCCTATGCGATGAGCAGCCCAAGTGCTTGCCTGCTAGGGCGCAGTGTGTTTTTGCAAAATGGCCAAGATGTCTATAGCCTGAACCTAGACTCGATTGCCGAGGGTTGGTCTCGACTGGGCACGTGTCCCGGTGATGCACGATCAGCTGCGTTAACGTCAGGCGTCGGCGATAGATTCCTCATTGCAAGTGGCCGTTCTTTAAAGCCAGACGCTGATGTCATTCTTCGCGACGCGTATGCCTACGAACCCAAGACCAGGGCATGGACGGTATTGCCAGACATGCCCTTGGGGGCCATGGCAGGTATGGCCTTTGCCGTTCAAGGCAGATTCTTTGTTGTTGTGGGTGGCGATGGCAACGAGGCGCGCGCGCGTGAGTATCGTAGGCTAGACGCAGAACGCAAGCTAGCGCAGGAGGGGAGCGCAGGCTGGGTACACGCCAATACGGCAATGACCTTTTTGCACGACCATCACACTGGCTTTAATCAGCAAATACAAGTTTTCGATGGCCTCACAGGCACGTGGTCTCAGTGTGGCTTTCTTCCTAGCGCGGCCCCAGTTACATCGCAACCGGTTCAGTGGCGTGACGAACTGCTATTGGTTTCTGGAGAGGTATCGCCGGGCAAACGGACTCCGAAAATTTGGGCAGGTAAGCCGCAACTATGCAGCAAGTAG
- a CDS encoding DUF1499 domain-containing protein, whose amino-acid sequence MLVIKWIVIVVLALVLSAIAAGQLGLLQGTAPTDLGVHQGKLKGLSATNNSVSSQADLYPDHPQRQYSTIAPLALRGDGPATIAKIKAIVEGMEGAKLINSAPDYLYAQYTTPLMKFVDDVEFWFDPAAKVIQVRSASRIGKGDRGLNRKRIEAVRAALAAMP is encoded by the coding sequence ATGTTGGTCATCAAATGGATCGTGATCGTAGTTTTGGCATTGGTGCTCAGTGCCATCGCAGCGGGCCAGTTGGGTCTGCTGCAAGGCACAGCCCCCACCGATTTGGGTGTGCACCAGGGCAAGCTCAAAGGCTTGTCAGCCACCAACAACAGCGTGAGCAGCCAGGCCGACCTTTATCCAGACCACCCACAGCGCCAGTACTCCACCATTGCCCCCTTGGCACTGCGCGGCGACGGCCCTGCCACCATCGCCAAGATCAAGGCGATTGTGGAAGGCATGGAAGGCGCCAAGCTCATCAACAGCGCCCCCGACTACCTGTATGCGCAATACACCACGCCACTGATGAAGTTTGTAGACGACGTGGAGTTCTGGTTTGACCCTGCGGCCAAAGTCATCCAAGTGCGCTCTGCCTCCCGCATCGGCAAAGGCGATCGCGGCCTGAACCGCAAGCGCATAGAAGCTGTGCGCGCAGCGCTTGCGGCTATGCCTTGA
- a CDS encoding TetR/AcrR family transcriptional regulator has translation MPPSETSNTQAPQPVVKQTRRRSANDKNEFKEELIEIAKGILTRDGADAVTLRGISDAAGISPMAIYRYFPSKGILASHLRDYILLACHTGCVELAQRHRSPYAKIAAYVEAYLDYWIAHQDHFRFVYLEPGLEPDSEMKRTFWSHARAPEAMWTYMSELLHACWKLDKAEVQDTEAVMLQMAALQTGLLHYSIVNGNSPLAKIATMRAHSVLQVVDLVRRAPVWTKVKLPRKPVQGEAHNPKGR, from the coding sequence ATGCCCCCAAGTGAAACCAGCAACACCCAAGCCCCCCAGCCAGTGGTGAAGCAGACACGGCGCCGAAGCGCCAATGACAAGAATGAGTTCAAGGAAGAACTCATTGAAATTGCCAAGGGAATACTGACCCGCGACGGCGCAGACGCCGTGACCTTGCGAGGCATTTCAGATGCTGCGGGCATCTCGCCCATGGCGATCTACCGTTACTTCCCCAGCAAAGGCATCCTGGCAAGCCACTTGCGCGACTACATCCTGTTGGCTTGCCATACAGGCTGCGTAGAGCTTGCGCAGCGCCACCGCTCACCGTATGCCAAGATCGCCGCGTACGTGGAAGCCTATTTGGACTACTGGATAGCCCACCAAGACCATTTCCGGTTTGTGTACTTAGAGCCAGGCCTAGAGCCCGACTCAGAAATGAAGCGCACATTCTGGTCCCACGCCAGAGCCCCAGAAGCCATGTGGACCTACATGAGCGAACTGCTCCACGCTTGCTGGAAGCTTGATAAAGCCGAAGTTCAAGACACCGAAGCCGTCATGCTGCAAATGGCTGCCTTACAAACTGGGCTGCTGCACTACAGCATCGTCAACGGCAACAGCCCATTGGCAAAAATCGCAACCATGCGCGCGCACTCCGTCCTACAAGTCGTAGATCTGGTGCGCCGGGCTCCTGTGTGGACCAAGGTCAAACTACCACGCAAGCCAGTTCAAGGCGAAGCACACAACCCCAAAGGCAGGTAA
- a CDS encoding ABC transporter ATP-binding protein: MQALLDVNNLVTRFYSDGQTIHAVNGVSFTLNPGESMAIVGESGSGKSVSVMSVMRLIRFPPGRIEGGKALFEGQDLLALPEHEMRKIRGKRIAMIFQDPMTSLNPVLSVGVQMTEAIKLHLALGNKAARELAIEMLGLVGLPRPQERIDNFPHQFSGGQRQRIMIAMALACKPSLLIADEPTTALDVTIQAQIVDLIRTLQKQLGMAAIWISHNLALVAGVVDKVAVMYGGHIVEQAPVDALFEHPLHPYTRGLLNAIPKLSGQGQGRLQSIEGMPPDLRREPSSCPFAPRCAYAMEKCSNSLPLLSEIIPGRSVRCWRSDEFLTTPMPGVAT, translated from the coding sequence ATGCAAGCTCTTCTTGATGTCAACAACTTGGTCACCCGCTTTTACTCGGATGGCCAAACGATCCACGCCGTAAACGGCGTCTCGTTCACCTTAAACCCGGGCGAGTCAATGGCCATAGTGGGCGAAAGTGGTTCCGGCAAATCGGTGAGCGTCATGTCCGTGATGCGTCTGATCCGCTTCCCTCCAGGCCGTATCGAGGGTGGGAAAGCCTTGTTTGAGGGGCAGGACTTACTTGCGCTGCCAGAGCACGAGATGCGAAAAATACGAGGCAAACGCATTGCCATGATTTTTCAAGATCCGATGACTTCACTCAACCCGGTGTTGTCTGTCGGAGTGCAAATGACCGAGGCAATCAAACTCCACCTGGCGCTTGGCAACAAAGCTGCACGGGAACTCGCCATTGAAATGCTTGGCTTGGTCGGTCTTCCCCGTCCGCAGGAGCGCATAGACAACTTTCCACACCAATTCTCAGGCGGACAACGTCAGCGAATCATGATTGCCATGGCGCTCGCATGCAAACCCAGTTTGCTGATTGCTGACGAACCCACAACAGCCCTTGATGTCACGATTCAGGCGCAAATTGTTGATCTGATTCGCACCTTACAAAAACAGTTGGGCATGGCTGCTATTTGGATCAGCCACAACCTTGCCTTGGTAGCTGGCGTCGTCGACAAAGTCGCCGTGATGTATGGTGGGCACATCGTCGAACAAGCCCCTGTTGACGCGCTGTTTGAGCACCCGCTCCACCCCTACACAAGGGGTTTGCTCAATGCCATTCCCAAGCTCTCAGGTCAAGGCCAGGGCCGTCTGCAGTCCATTGAGGGCATGCCGCCAGACTTGCGTCGCGAGCCAAGTTCTTGCCCCTTTGCACCACGTTGCGCTTATGCAATGGAGAAGTGCAGCAATTCTCTTCCTCTCCTGTCTGAAATCATCCCCGGCAGAAGCGTACGTTGCTGGCGTTCCGACGAGTTCTTGACTACCCCGATGCCTGGAGTCGCGACATGA
- a CDS encoding ABC transporter ATP-binding protein, producing MTYAQSTEKLLEVQDLKVHFPIYKGMLRKQVGAVKAVDGVSFDLRRGETLGLVGESGCGKSTTGLAILRLLEATSGKVLFQNHDLLDVNPKAMRKLRQNMQMVFQDPYSSLNPRMTVGSIIIEPLNVHRMGTAPERRERTQELMQLVGLNPSFINRYPHEFSGGQRQRIGLARALATNPALIVADEPISALDVSIQAQVVNLMADLRAQLGLTYLMVSHDLSMVRYISDRVAVMYAGQIVEMGERDSVFDSPRHPYTIALLSAIPSPNPKTERTRQRITLQGDVPNPANHPVGCRFAPRCWRATELCRETAPVLRDLNALGPQHQAACHHA from the coding sequence ATGACATACGCACAAAGTACCGAAAAACTTCTAGAGGTCCAAGACCTCAAGGTGCACTTTCCCATCTACAAGGGCATGCTCAGGAAGCAAGTCGGCGCAGTCAAAGCCGTCGACGGCGTTTCTTTTGACCTGCGCCGGGGCGAAACCTTGGGTTTAGTGGGCGAAAGTGGTTGCGGAAAATCAACCACCGGCTTAGCCATTTTGCGTCTGCTTGAGGCCACGTCAGGAAAGGTTCTTTTCCAGAATCACGACCTTTTGGACGTCAACCCCAAAGCCATGCGCAAGCTTCGTCAAAACATGCAAATGGTGTTTCAGGATCCCTATTCCTCCTTGAACCCCCGCATGACAGTGGGCAGCATCATCATCGAGCCACTCAACGTGCACCGCATGGGTACCGCACCCGAGAGGAGGGAGCGCACGCAGGAGTTGATGCAACTGGTGGGACTCAACCCCTCTTTCATTAACCGTTACCCCCACGAGTTTTCCGGAGGACAACGCCAGCGCATCGGCCTCGCTCGGGCACTGGCTACGAATCCGGCCCTTATCGTGGCTGACGAACCCATTTCCGCGCTGGATGTTTCGATTCAGGCCCAGGTTGTGAACCTCATGGCTGACCTGCGTGCGCAACTGGGCCTAACCTACCTCATGGTCTCGCATGATCTCTCAATGGTTCGCTACATCAGTGACCGGGTAGCAGTCATGTATGCCGGTCAGATCGTCGAGATGGGTGAGCGTGACTCGGTGTTTGACAGCCCCCGGCACCCCTACACCATCGCGCTGCTGTCGGCCATTCCGTCGCCCAACCCTAAGACTGAAAGAACGCGCCAACGCATCACCTTGCAAGGTGATGTGCCGAACCCAGCCAACCACCCAGTAGGTTGCCGCTTTGCACCACGTTGCTGGCGGGCCACCGAGCTTTGCCGAGAAACGGCCCCCGTGCTTCGCGACCTCAATGCGCTAGGTCCACAGCACCAAGCTGCCTGCCACCACGCCTAG
- the pdxH gene encoding pyridoxamine 5'-phosphate oxidase, with protein sequence MKNISDLRKSYERAELDESASHADPLQQFEQWLKEAISSEVPEPNAMTVATVGSNLRPSTRVVLIKGYDAQGIVWYTNYESRKGHELAGNPYAALQFHWVELERVVRIEGVVERVSDAESDAYFHSRPLDSRIGAWASPQSEVISGRTVLVTNAAKYAAQFLLQPPRPPHWGGYRLKPDNWQFWQGRKSRLHDRLRYSLEADGTWLRERLAP encoded by the coding sequence ATGAAAAACATTTCCGACCTTCGCAAGAGCTACGAACGCGCTGAACTGGACGAAAGCGCGTCGCACGCCGACCCATTGCAGCAATTTGAACAGTGGCTCAAAGAGGCCATCAGCAGCGAAGTGCCAGAGCCCAATGCCATGACGGTGGCCACGGTGGGGAGCAACTTGCGCCCCTCGACCCGCGTGGTGCTGATTAAGGGCTACGACGCGCAAGGCATCGTGTGGTATACCAATTACGAGAGCCGCAAGGGGCATGAGTTGGCTGGCAACCCCTATGCAGCACTGCAGTTCCACTGGGTGGAGTTGGAGCGCGTGGTGCGTATTGAAGGCGTGGTGGAAAGAGTAAGTGATGCTGAGAGCGACGCGTATTTCCACAGCCGTCCTCTGGACTCGCGCATAGGCGCTTGGGCATCGCCCCAAAGCGAGGTGATTTCAGGGCGCACGGTGTTGGTGACCAATGCCGCCAAATATGCCGCGCAATTCTTGTTGCAGCCACCACGCCCACCGCACTGGGGTGGCTATCGCCTGAAACCCGACAACTGGCAGTTCTGGCAAGGGCGCAAAAGTCGCTTGCACGACCGCCTGCGCTACTCGCTAGAGGCCGACGGCACTTGGTTGCGCGAGCGTTTGGCGCCTTAG